CCACCCCAACATCGGGATGCCAACCAAAGACCACATCACCATCAATGCGAACCTCAACTTCACGATCCAACGCCTTTTCCATCACACTTCCTCCTTCGCACACATATCTTCCGGCAAACTCAACATCTCGGCCGGGATCACTAAATCTTCGAGCAAATACCGCAACACCCGACGATTATTCCGCACACCGCGCACCGTGTCGCTCACGGCCTGCGGTGTCATACCGAGCCGCCGGCCGACTTCCGCCATCGACACCCCCGCAAGATCCAACTGCTGCCGAATCCCCCAGGTGTCGCGATGCCGTCCAGGTCCGCGCCCTGCGTAAATATTCATTGTTCTGCTGTGCATAACTCCGCCTCCAACAATCGTTTGCGGCGCTTCAGCGCCTTGATTTGAGCGTCCA
This genomic stretch from Desulfovibrio inopinatus DSM 10711 harbors:
- a CDS encoding helix-turn-helix domain-containing protein; this translates as MHSRTMNIYAGRGPGRHRDTWGIRQQLDLAGVSMAEVGRRLGMTPQAVSDTVRGVRNNRRVLRYLLEDLVIPAEMLSLPEDMCAKEEV